The proteins below are encoded in one region of Sedimentibacter sp. zth1:
- a CDS encoding ABC transporter ATP-binding protein: MKKIILSTRKLCKSYAHNGEQNHILSQVDIDIYDGDFTIIMGASGSGKSTLLYSLSGMDRVTAGEVVYKGENIVKFSENKLAALRHNDFGFVFQQMHLISNLSIFENIAVPGYLNKKSANEVNKRADMLIQKMGLSKIKTHLPSQTSGGEQQRAAISRAVINLPVLLFADEPTGALNRKNTIEVLNLLTNMNKEGQSILMVTHDMRAALRATRILYLEDGNISGELTLPPFDDTEEKSRETQVNAWLSSMEW, encoded by the coding sequence ATGAAAAAAATAATTCTGTCAACAAGAAAACTATGTAAAAGTTATGCTCATAACGGAGAACAGAACCACATATTAAGTCAAGTGGATATTGATATCTATGATGGTGACTTTACAATAATTATGGGCGCTTCAGGATCAGGAAAATCTACTTTACTTTATTCTTTAAGCGGAATGGATAGAGTAACGGCAGGAGAAGTTGTCTATAAAGGAGAAAACATTGTTAAGTTCAGTGAAAATAAGCTTGCTGCTTTGAGACACAATGATTTTGGATTTGTTTTTCAGCAGATGCACCTTATAAGTAATCTTAGCATTTTTGAAAATATAGCAGTTCCCGGCTATCTTAATAAGAAGTCAGCAAATGAAGTGAATAAGCGGGCTGATATGCTTATTCAGAAAATGGGACTTTCAAAAATAAAGACTCATCTTCCGTCACAGACTTCAGGTGGAGAACAACAGAGGGCAGCAATATCAAGGGCTGTTATCAATTTGCCAGTGCTGCTCTTTGCTGATGAACCGACTGGTGCACTCAACAGAAAAAACACAATAGAAGTTTTAAATCTTCTTACGAACATGAATAAAGAGGGTCAGAGTATTCTTATGGTCACACATGATATGCGTGCAGCACTTCGTGCTACTAGAATACTTTATCTTGAAGATGGGAATATAAGTGGTGAACTTACTTTACCTCCATTTGATGATACTGAAGAAAAAAGCCGTGAAACACAGGTTAATGCATGGCTTTCTTCAATGGAATGGTAG
- a CDS encoding ABC transporter permease has protein sequence MDIFTILKANIRYKKGAFKSIIFLMLIISMALTSIISLNDNISSTLEKAFNKIDTGDIVSFISDKNLTDDIKAKVTNSQDVDYVKDIECIAADNATVNNKLSTSAIFLVSGHDSFKYPVFNNKETGFVNNPESLESGEIYVPISYKTLYNCKTGSKITIELADSKMNLTVKGFIQDAFIGAYVMGIKQAFISAEDYIKFSNLYSENITNPNISIIKFHIYNIYQSDNSKLSTGKFKTNINAISGICNNSIYTMSSREAMKYTKIFTDVGSNILYVFIILLLFIVMIIMGHSISTGIEMDYVNLGVLKSQGFTKGKLRSIFVLQYFIAELIGAVWGTIIAIPVTRLLGNIFQPITGILAVSDISLLKSLSAIIGIMVLEILFVFFKTAKISKISPVKAISGGKDSVYFDSWINIPIGKKALSLRLALRQFMSNKRQHLCTVVVVAILVFFMMSMTIVTNSITSKTAIESLGGIISDIDCKSTKNMTMDKADEIEFEINKITPVVNSVYSRNDYYALDNAQYYASVYNKPEAFKSILKGRIPLYDNEIVITEILSDEIEKGIGDTVTVSTKNKEKKYIISGLFQYMNDVGKCFGMTFATAERITQEKIRPGYFYYVIKDKSKIQKVTDMLNEKFSDVLSATVYDIKKDANVKTIQDSLDAITSLIYIISVVIVLVIVTMVCAKTFLKEKIDIGIYKSIGFTDRNIRFHFTLRFIVVSVVGSVFGIILSLLLTSKMINSLFRIIGISSLATEYSLFTILAPTVLICVCFVVFSYFSSRKVKKVSVNELIFE, from the coding sequence ATGGACATTTTTACTATTCTTAAAGCAAATATAAGATATAAAAAAGGCGCATTCAAAAGCATAATTTTTCTTATGCTCATTATCTCAATGGCACTTACATCAATCATAAGCCTTAATGATAATATCAGTTCAACGCTTGAAAAAGCATTTAATAAAATCGATACAGGCGATATAGTTTCATTTATAAGTGATAAAAATCTGACTGATGATATAAAAGCAAAGGTTACAAATTCACAAGATGTTGACTATGTAAAAGATATTGAATGTATTGCTGCTGATAATGCGACAGTAAATAACAAGTTAAGTACCAGTGCGATTTTTCTTGTTTCTGGACATGACAGTTTTAAGTATCCTGTTTTTAATAATAAGGAAACAGGATTTGTCAATAATCCTGAATCTCTTGAATCTGGAGAAATATATGTACCAATAAGTTATAAGACATTATATAATTGTAAAACAGGAAGTAAGATAACAATTGAATTGGCGGACAGTAAAATGAATCTTACAGTAAAAGGGTTTATTCAGGATGCATTTATAGGTGCATACGTAATGGGAATCAAACAGGCATTTATTTCTGCGGAAGACTATATTAAGTTTAGTAATTTATATTCTGAGAATATAACTAATCCAAATATCTCAATTATAAAATTTCATATATATAACATATATCAGTCTGATAACAGCAAACTTTCAACGGGTAAATTCAAGACAAATATAAATGCAATTTCAGGTATATGTAATAATTCAATATATACTATGTCAAGTAGAGAAGCTATGAAATATACTAAAATTTTTACTGATGTGGGAAGTAATATCCTGTATGTATTTATTATCCTGCTACTCTTTATTGTTATGATAATTATGGGACATAGTATCTCTACAGGAATAGAAATGGATTATGTCAATCTTGGAGTTTTGAAATCACAGGGATTTACAAAAGGTAAACTACGTAGTATTTTTGTTTTACAGTATTTTATTGCTGAATTAATCGGAGCTGTTTGGGGTACGATTATTGCGATACCTGTCACAAGACTGCTTGGAAACATTTTTCAGCCAATTACAGGAATACTTGCGGTGTCTGATATATCATTACTTAAATCTTTAAGTGCGATTATTGGTATTATGGTTCTAGAAATATTATTTGTATTTTTTAAAACGGCAAAGATATCGAAAATATCTCCTGTAAAAGCTATATCAGGTGGAAAAGACAGTGTTTATTTTGACAGCTGGATTAATATTCCGATTGGAAAGAAAGCATTGTCTTTAAGACTTGCATTAAGACAGTTTATGTCTAATAAACGTCAGCATTTATGTACAGTAGTTGTCGTAGCTATACTTGTATTCTTTATGATGTCGATGACTATTGTTACAAATTCAATAACGAGTAAAACTGCTATTGAAAGCCTTGGTGGAATTATATCCGATATTGACTGTAAATCAACTAAAAATATGACAATGGATAAGGCAGATGAAATAGAATTTGAAATAAATAAAATAACTCCTGTTGTAAATTCTGTTTATTCTAGAAATGATTATTATGCCTTGGATAATGCGCAATATTATGCAAGTGTTTATAATAAACCGGAAGCTTTTAAAAGTATATTGAAAGGTCGTATACCATTATATGATAATGAAATAGTTATTACCGAAATATTATCTGATGAAATCGAAAAGGGCATAGGTGATACCGTTACTGTATCTACTAAAAATAAAGAGAAAAAATATATAATTTCAGGTTTGTTCCAGTATATGAACGATGTCGGAAAATGCTTTGGAATGACGTTTGCTACTGCAGAAAGAATAACTCAAGAAAAGATTAGACCCGGATATTTTTATTATGTAATTAAAGATAAATCAAAAATACAGAAGGTCACAGATATGCTTAACGAAAAATTCAGTGATGTTTTATCTGCTACAGTGTATGACATCAAAAAAGATGCAAATGTAAAAACCATTCAGGATTCCCTTGATGCTATAACCAGTTTGATTTATATAATTTCAGTTGTAATTGTCCTTGTAATTGTAACAATGGTATGCGCAAAAACATTTCTGAAAGAAAAGATTGATATAGGAATATATAAGTCGATTGGTTTTACTGACAGGAATATCCGTTTTCATTTTACATTAAGATTTATAGTGGTTTCAGTAGTAGGCTCGGTATTTGGTATTATATTATCGTTACTGCTGACAAGTAAAATGATCAATAGCTTATTCAGAATTATTGGAATATCTAGTTTAGCAACTGAATATAGCTTGTTTACAATACTTGCACCAACTGTTCTTATATGTGTATGCTTTGTTGTATTTTCATATTTTTCTTCTAGAAAGGTAAAAAAGGTTTCAGTTAATGAACTTATTTTTGAATAA
- a CDS encoding GNAT family N-acetyltransferase, producing the protein MKLVENISKEELKNISKIVGEAFVNNELFHEFGSLEERKALVLRYMESYVKCTYNMNALYQNDESNSYIGLIYSDRKAVLPQIKMMFTLIRIIPFRIMKRFLKHVKEIADGNKEYTKNTYLEVLMVCVGKENQGQGKAKELVNFAKQMADKRNVPLLFDTDMEDYAKMYQHLGCKLYNIKSASNGVARYNLVWKANL; encoded by the coding sequence ATGAAATTAGTTGAGAATATTTCAAAAGAAGAATTAAAGAATATCTCAAAAATTGTAGGTGAAGCTTTTGTTAATAATGAACTATTTCATGAATTTGGGTCACTTGAAGAACGAAAAGCATTAGTGTTGAGATATATGGAGTCATATGTAAAATGTACATATAATATGAATGCACTTTATCAGAATGATGAGAGTAATTCTTATATAGGCTTAATTTATAGTGATAGGAAAGCAGTTTTACCACAAATAAAAATGATGTTTACATTAATTAGAATAATCCCGTTTCGTATAATGAAAAGGTTTTTAAAACATGTTAAAGAGATTGCCGATGGAAATAAAGAATATACTAAAAATACATATCTAGAAGTTTTAATGGTTTGCGTGGGAAAAGAGAATCAAGGACAAGGAAAGGCAAAAGAATTAGTGAATTTTGCAAAACAAATGGCAGATAAACGCAACGTTCCTTTGCTTTTTGACACAGATATGGAGGATTATGCTAAGATGTACCAACATCTCGGTTGTAAATTATACAATATAAAGTCTGCTTCAAATGGTGTTGCAAGATACAATTTGGTTTGGAAAGCTAATTTATAA
- a CDS encoding YdiU family protein, whose product MTERKAKIETGWNLDNSYARLPKSFFTSLNPTPVCSPKLIILNHSLATSLGLNVQALQSNDGVAVFAGNQIPEGALPLAQAYSGHQFGHFTMLGDGRALLLGEQIIPQGNRVDIQLKGSGKTPYSRGGDGRASLGPMLREYIISEAMHALGIATTRSLAVVTTGESIIRETYLPGAILTRVATSHLRVGTFEYVSNWGTLKELKALADYTLERHFPDVDVVENRYLFLLKEVIKRQALLIAKWQLVGFIHGVMNTDNMTISGETIDYGPCAFMDAYDPKTVFSSIDTYGRYAYGNQPHIAAWNLGRFAESLLPLLHVNKTQAIKLAQDEISSFNELYHCNWLTGMRAKLGIFNEELQDESIIQGLLNIMQKYGADYTNTFLALTFDKLEDMSMFGTKEFSQWNELWQARLSRQQESKASSHELMRNSNPALIPRNHRVEEALEAAVKHGDYNVMERFLDVLSNPYAHSSKQADYSTLPAPSNSPYRTFCGT is encoded by the coding sequence ATGACAGAGAGAAAAGCAAAAATAGAAACAGGATGGAATTTAGACAACAGTTATGCTCGTCTGCCTAAATCATTTTTTACAAGTCTTAATCCAACCCCTGTATGTTCACCAAAGTTGATTATTCTAAATCATTCGTTGGCAACATCTTTGGGATTGAATGTGCAGGCATTGCAAAGCAATGATGGTGTAGCGGTGTTTGCTGGTAACCAAATTCCCGAAGGTGCTTTGCCTCTTGCTCAGGCTTATTCGGGACATCAATTTGGACATTTTACTATGTTAGGGGACGGTCGGGCTCTACTGCTTGGTGAACAGATTATTCCACAAGGTAATAGGGTTGATATTCAGCTCAAGGGTTCAGGTAAAACGCCATACTCTCGCGGGGGCGATGGTCGAGCGTCTCTTGGTCCTATGTTACGCGAATATATCATCAGCGAAGCAATGCATGCATTGGGGATTGCTACCACCCGAAGCTTAGCTGTGGTCACAACTGGGGAGTCAATAATTCGTGAAACCTACTTGCCTGGTGCAATTTTGACAAGGGTGGCTACTAGTCATCTAAGAGTAGGAACTTTTGAATATGTTTCAAACTGGGGTACTTTGAAGGAACTAAAGGCTTTGGCTGATTATACATTGGAAAGACATTTTCCAGACGTTGATGTTGTTGAGAACCGTTATCTTTTCTTACTTAAGGAAGTGATTAAGCGTCAAGCATTGTTGATTGCCAAATGGCAACTTGTTGGCTTTATCCATGGTGTTATGAATACTGATAATATGACTATTAGTGGAGAAACCATTGATTATGGCCCTTGTGCTTTTATGGATGCTTATGACCCTAAAACGGTATTCAGTTCCATTGATACTTATGGACGTTATGCCTATGGCAATCAACCGCATATTGCCGCGTGGAATTTGGGTAGATTTGCTGAAAGCCTATTGCCTCTGTTGCATGTTAATAAGACACAGGCTATTAAATTGGCTCAGGATGAGATTTCGAGTTTTAATGAGTTGTATCACTGTAATTGGCTTACGGGAATGAGGGCAAAACTAGGAATATTTAACGAAGAGTTGCAGGATGAATCCATTATTCAAGGTCTACTCAATATAATGCAGAAGTATGGTGCGGACTATACCAATACCTTTCTAGCATTAACTTTTGATAAGCTAGAGGATATGTCCATGTTTGGTACTAAGGAATTTAGTCAGTGGAATGAGCTATGGCAGGCGAGATTAAGTAGGCAGCAGGAGTCAAAAGCTTCTTCGCATGAGTTGATGCGAAATAGCAATCCCGCGTTAATTCCTCGCAATCACCGAGTAGAAGAAGCACTAGAAGCGGCGGTGAAACATGGAGATTACAATGTGATGGAACGGTTTCTTGATGTTCTTTCGAACCCTTATGCGCATTCTTCTAAACAGGCTGATTACTCCACATTGCCTGCACCATCAAACAGTCCTTACCGAACTTTTTGTGGTACCTAA
- a CDS encoding benzoate/H(+) symporter BenE family transporter encodes MKEKESILNGLRDLPKHLNSKTISSGIISGIFGWCTALILYANGNACGWSAQETVSWIFACWVFGPILGIIISLKYKKPIPGAWSISGAAIVVSGAAAGYSLQQMCAGFLIAGILVFILGIIGLINKVMKYLPMPIVMGMTAGCLFKFVTNIVNYFYTWSTDISNPNNTKYFIIAILAVVTWLVFSKLKAKIKVIPPILAALVVVIICVFTFGLYDPSALAGLTFYGPKFIGFSFENILGVIVSVSLPLTFLVIGAENAQAIGVLKSQGYVPPVKAMTVWSGIGGMVTSLFGGHNANIAGPMTAIVASDESGKNKDDRYASAVVCGLFCSIIGVFSSILVPFLNTMPIKLIYLIAGLAMIGVILSSLQSAFKVGKFQMSAFFAFFVALAQKSFLGIGSAFWALLIGVVVAGILETKDFKDVINETKGV; translated from the coding sequence ATGAAGGAAAAAGAAAGTATTTTAAACGGTTTAAGAGATTTACCAAAGCACTTGAATTCAAAAACAATAAGTTCTGGTATAATTTCAGGAATTTTTGGTTGGTGTACAGCATTAATATTGTATGCAAATGGTAATGCTTGTGGATGGTCTGCTCAAGAAACAGTTTCATGGATTTTTGCTTGTTGGGTATTTGGTCCAATACTAGGTATTATTATTTCTTTAAAATATAAGAAACCGATTCCAGGTGCATGGTCAATATCAGGTGCTGCTATAGTTGTTTCTGGTGCTGCAGCAGGATATTCGCTACAGCAAATGTGTGCTGGTTTTTTAATTGCTGGTATTTTGGTATTTATATTAGGAATAATTGGACTTATTAATAAGGTCATGAAGTATTTGCCTATGCCAATTGTTATGGGGATGACAGCTGGTTGCTTATTTAAATTTGTTACAAATATTGTTAATTATTTTTATACATGGTCAACAGACATATCAAATCCTAATAATACAAAATATTTTATAATAGCAATACTAGCAGTGGTTACATGGTTAGTATTTTCAAAGCTTAAAGCTAAAATTAAAGTTATACCTCCTATTCTAGCTGCTTTAGTAGTAGTTATAATTTGTGTATTTACATTTGGATTGTATGATCCGAGTGCTTTAGCTGGATTGACTTTTTATGGACCTAAATTTATTGGTTTTTCGTTTGAAAACATTTTAGGAGTAATTGTATCAGTTTCGTTACCATTAACATTTTTAGTTATTGGGGCAGAAAATGCTCAAGCTATTGGTGTTTTAAAAAGCCAAGGTTATGTACCTCCGGTAAAAGCTATGACAGTATGGTCTGGTATTGGTGGAATGGTTACATCATTATTTGGAGGACATAATGCAAATATTGCTGGACCAATGACTGCAATAGTTGCATCTGATGAGTCAGGTAAAAATAAAGATGATAGATATGCTTCAGCAGTTGTTTGTGGATTGTTTTGCTCAATAATTGGTGTGTTTTCTAGTATTTTGGTTCCTTTCCTTAATACTATGCCAATTAAATTAATATATTTAATTGCTGGATTAGCAATGATTGGTGTAATTTTATCATCATTACAAAGCGCTTTTAAAGTTGGTAAATTCCAAATGTCTGCGTTCTTTGCATTTTTCGTTGCATTAGCACAAAAGTCATTCTTGGGAATTGGTTCAGCATTTTGGGCTTTATTAATCGGTGTAGTTGTTGCAGGTATATTAGAAACTAAAGATTTCAAAGATGTAATTAATGAAACTAAGGGTGTTTAA
- a CDS encoding FAD-dependent oxidoreductase has translation MKTYKSIITFDSSCDLPIYDEVDVLVCGGGPAGVAAAETSARHGNKTLLVERLGFLGGAAVAGYSGTICGMYYGCDNPLDEEPKQCVYGWTDKFYQEMKKCNAVTKPQPYGKTFLVPFDPQMWKEVAENMVVGAGAKILYHTNIIGVIKDEDVFKGIVIDTKSGMAQIRSKIIIDSTGDADIIYRAGYDYTMGNNGSIQNPTMIFRLGGVDTKKFFDYWGEDRISPDKVSEAMKEAISKGANLPRLKVWVYDTTRPNELFMNVTLITGRDGHELNVCDPDDHTEAEEVARKQVREYAEFFKQYIPGCENSFINDLSCEIGVRQTRSIVGIDKITNDDVAKAKKRPDGIVRCPWPIELHSGEKPYLFWLINDYYEIPYGALVPAIGENLIVAGRNLCAEHQALASCRVTAQCFGYGHAAGLAADKAIKDNKRLRDLKGEYIRKLLNEENAKLD, from the coding sequence TTGAAAACATATAAGTCTATAATTACTTTTGATTCTAGTTGTGATTTACCTATTTATGATGAAGTAGACGTTTTAGTGTGTGGAGGAGGACCTGCTGGTGTTGCTGCAGCTGAAACTTCAGCTAGACATGGAAATAAAACATTATTGGTTGAAAGATTAGGTTTTTTAGGTGGCGCTGCAGTTGCTGGATATTCAGGCACAATTTGTGGTATGTATTATGGTTGTGATAATCCACTTGATGAAGAACCTAAACAATGTGTTTATGGATGGACAGATAAATTTTATCAAGAAATGAAAAAGTGTAACGCTGTAACCAAACCTCAACCATACGGGAAAACATTTTTAGTCCCTTTTGATCCTCAAATGTGGAAAGAAGTTGCTGAAAACATGGTAGTTGGTGCTGGAGCTAAAATACTTTATCACACAAATATAATAGGTGTAATAAAAGATGAAGATGTCTTTAAAGGCATTGTAATTGATACAAAAAGTGGAATGGCACAAATTAGAAGTAAAATTATAATTGATTCTACGGGTGATGCTGATATTATATATCGTGCTGGTTATGATTATACTATGGGAAATAACGGAAGTATTCAAAATCCTACTATGATATTTAGATTAGGTGGAGTGGACACTAAAAAGTTCTTTGATTATTGGGGTGAAGACCGTATTTCGCCAGACAAAGTCTCAGAAGCAATGAAAGAAGCAATTTCTAAGGGTGCGAATCTACCAAGATTAAAAGTTTGGGTTTATGATACAACAAGACCTAATGAATTGTTTATGAATGTAACTTTAATAACAGGAAGAGATGGACATGAGCTAAATGTATGTGACCCTGATGACCATACAGAAGCAGAGGAAGTTGCTAGAAAACAAGTTAGAGAGTATGCTGAATTTTTCAAACAATATATACCTGGATGTGAGAATTCATTTATTAATGATTTATCTTGCGAAATTGGAGTTCGCCAGACTAGAAGTATTGTTGGTATTGATAAAATAACAAATGATGATGTAGCTAAAGCAAAAAAACGTCCAGATGGTATAGTTAGATGTCCATGGCCAATTGAATTGCATAGTGGTGAAAAACCATATTTATTTTGGTTAATAAATGATTATTATGAAATTCCGTATGGTGCTTTAGTACCTGCCATAGGAGAAAATTTAATAGTAGCCGGTAGAAATTTATGCGCTGAACATCAAGCATTAGCTAGTTGTAGAGTAACAGCTCAATGTTTTGGATATGGTCATGCTGCTGGATTGGCTGCAGACAAAGCTATTAAAGATAATAAACGTTTACGTGATCTAAAAGGTGAATATATAAGAAAATTATTAAATGAAGAGAATGCTAAATTGGATTAA
- a CDS encoding GntR family transcriptional regulator encodes MKNKVFEKKSSDLLVNNAYKKMEEMIVTAELKPGDIVSENELSEFLGIGRTPVREALKKLEATHTIEILPRKGILIRLVYVDELLQQMEPRKALEILVVQRAAKYAFPEERKRLLELATEYRKITEEWAPAVEALRIDDEFNHLICKASKNPFIGEMLLPQHALARRQYYLNYFIDKELTANVNLSHVKLMEAIAEGDGEKAVIELEELFVNLRKFNTISLSTWLPLNEN; translated from the coding sequence ATGAAAAATAAAGTATTTGAGAAAAAAAGTTCAGATTTACTTGTAAATAATGCATATAAAAAAATGGAAGAAATGATAGTAACTGCTGAACTTAAACCAGGAGATATCGTATCAGAAAATGAATTAAGTGAATTTCTAGGAATTGGTAGAACACCAGTTAGAGAAGCATTGAAAAAATTAGAAGCTACGCATACGATTGAAATATTACCGCGAAAAGGAATTTTAATTAGATTAGTTTATGTAGATGAATTACTACAACAAATGGAACCAAGAAAGGCTTTGGAAATATTAGTAGTTCAACGTGCTGCTAAATATGCATTTCCAGAAGAGAGAAAGCGTCTGTTAGAATTAGCTACTGAATACAGAAAGATAACAGAAGAGTGGGCACCTGCAGTTGAAGCTTTAAGAATTGATGATGAGTTTAATCATTTAATATGTAAAGCTAGTAAAAATCCATTTATCGGAGAAATGTTATTGCCACAACATGCTTTAGCAAGAAGACAATATTATTTAAATTATTTTATTGATAAAGAATTGACAGCAAATGTTAATTTGTCTCATGTAAAATTGATGGAGGCAATTGCAGAAGGCGATGGAGAAAAGGCTGTAATAGAATTAGAAGAGCTTTTTGTAAATTTAAGAAAGTTTAACACTATAAGTCTTTCAACATGGTTGCCACTCAATGAAAATTAA
- a CDS encoding EFR1 family ferrodoxin (N-terminal region resembles flavodoxins. C-terminal ferrodoxin region binds two 4Fe-4S clusters.), with protein sequence MNKKINTMYFSATDTTKKIVSGIAKKISENNHSDIAINNIDFTIPKVREEQVSFTENDVVIIGVPVYGGRVPNVLLEYLNSIKGNGALAISVVVYGNRDFDDALVELKDILESDGFKVIAEGAFIGEHSFSNTVAQNRPDEKDMLVVNDFANQIYTKITTEDKITTPAVRGNKSYIKHSKPQKKDGKNVDIKQVTPKTNSNCTDCKLCVDFCPMGSIDFNDVSKVSGICIKCGACIKKCPVNAKYFDDENYLKSKHKLETNYVSRREPEIFI encoded by the coding sequence ATGAATAAAAAAATTAATACGATGTATTTTAGTGCAACAGATACAACTAAAAAAATAGTATCTGGAATAGCAAAGAAAATTTCAGAGAATAATCATAGCGATATAGCTATAAATAATATTGATTTTACAATACCGAAAGTTAGAGAAGAACAAGTGTCTTTTACAGAAAATGATGTTGTCATTATAGGAGTGCCAGTTTATGGAGGAAGAGTTCCCAATGTACTATTAGAATATTTAAATTCTATTAAAGGTAATGGTGCATTAGCAATTTCAGTAGTTGTTTATGGAAATAGAGATTTTGATGATGCTTTAGTAGAATTAAAAGATATTCTTGAATCAGATGGTTTTAAAGTTATTGCGGAAGGAGCGTTTATAGGTGAACACTCATTTTCTAATACTGTTGCCCAAAACAGACCTGATGAAAAAGATATGCTTGTAGTAAATGACTTTGCTAATCAAATATATACAAAAATAACAACTGAAGATAAAATCACAACTCCAGCTGTAAGAGGAAATAAGAGTTATATAAAACATTCTAAGCCTCAGAAAAAAGATGGTAAAAATGTTGATATAAAACAAGTTACTCCAAAAACAAACAGCAATTGTACTGATTGCAAACTTTGTGTAGATTTTTGCCCGATGGGTTCAATTGATTTTAATGATGTATCCAAAGTAAGTGGAATTTGTATTAAATGTGGTGCATGTATTAAAAAATGTCCTGTTAATGCAAAGTATTTTGATGATGAAAATTATTTAAAAAGCAAACATAAATTAGAAACTAATTATGTTTCTCGTAGAGAACCAGAAATATTTATATAG
- a CDS encoding EFR1 family ferrodoxin (N-terminal region resembles flavodoxins. C-terminal ferrodoxin region binds two 4Fe-4S clusters.): MNKRINTMYFSATDTTKKIVSGIAKKISENIHSDIDINNIDFTLPKIRKEPVLFTENDVVIIGVPVYAGRVPNVLLKYLNSIEGNGALAISVVVYGNRNYDDALIELKDILELDGFKVIAGGAFIGEHSFSKTLAKNRPDEKDMSVVNDFPNQIYSKLTTQDKITTPAIKGNKHYIKYYKPKSKDGKDVDIRKVTPKTNSNCTDCKLCVELCPMGSIDFNDVSKLNGICIKCGACIKKCPNNAKYFDDENYLRHKHELEINFASRREPEIFI; the protein is encoded by the coding sequence ATGAATAAAAGAATTAATACGATGTATTTTAGTGCAACAGATACAACTAAAAAAATAGTATCTGGAATAGCAAAGAAAATTTCAGAGAATATACATAGCGATATAGATATAAATAATATTGATTTTACATTACCGAAAATTAGAAAAGAACCAGTGCTTTTTACAGAAAATGATGTTGTCATTATAGGAGTACCAGTTTATGCAGGAAGAGTTCCTAATGTATTATTAAAATATTTAAATTCTATTGAAGGTAATGGTGCATTAGCAATTTCAGTAGTTGTTTATGGAAACAGAAATTATGATGATGCTCTAATAGAATTAAAAGATATTCTTGAATTAGATGGCTTTAAAGTTATTGCAGGAGGGGCGTTTATAGGTGAACACTCGTTTTCTAAAACTCTTGCCAAAAATAGACCTGATGAAAAAGATATGTCTGTAGTAAATGACTTTCCTAATCAAATATATTCAAAATTAACAACTCAAGATAAAATTACAACTCCAGCTATAAAAGGAAATAAGCATTACATAAAATATTATAAACCTAAGAGTAAAGATGGTAAAGATGTTGATATTAGAAAAGTTACTCCAAAAACAAATAGCAATTGCACTGATTGTAAACTTTGTGTAGAACTTTGTCCTATGGGTTCAATTGATTTTAATGATGTATCCAAATTAAATGGAATTTGTATTAAATGTGGTGCATGTATTAAAAAATGCCCTAACAATGCAAAGTATTTTGATGATGAAAATTATTTAAGACATAAACACGAATTAGAGATTAATTTTGCTTCTCGTAGAGAACCAGAAATATTTATATAG